In Musa acuminata AAA Group cultivar baxijiao chromosome BXJ3-9, Cavendish_Baxijiao_AAA, whole genome shotgun sequence, a single genomic region encodes these proteins:
- the LOC103998818 gene encoding GDSL esterase/lipase At5g55050-like, whose protein sequence is MKLAVPLLLLSVISTALFAVSAALTKVPAVYVFGDSTADVGNNNYLSGTDAKADFPHYGVDFPHQTPTGRFSNGYNTIDFLAIHMGFKRSPPPYLAVVNKPHPLILRGRRGVSFASGGSGILDSTGTTITMTKQIQDFAAHESNIASRVTAAVAKGLLSKSVFLISSGGNDVFAFFFATGGNATADQTEQFYNVMITNYTTHLKALYDLGARKFALINVPPVGCCPISRVMHPLGACLDGLNALTKGFNDRVSVLVKNLSSEMEGMKYTVGNSYNVVMDIVSDPAGVGYKDVSSACCGSGKLGAEVMCSPNTTFCTNRNEFLFWDRIHPTQETSEKAGFALYGGASEYASPINLKQLVES, encoded by the exons ATGAAGCTCGCcgttcctcttctcctcctttctgTCATCTCTACTGCCTTGTTCGCGGTCTCGGCCGCGCTGACGAAGGTCCCCGCCGTCTACGTCTTCGGCGACTCCACCGCTGACGTCGGCAACAACAACTACCTGTCGGGGACGGATGCCAAGGCGGACTTCCCCCACTACGGGGTTGACTTCCCGCACCAGACGCCCACCGGACGGTTCAGCAATGGCTACAACACCATTGATTTCTTGG CAATTCATATGGGGTTCAAAAGAAGCCCACCACCGTATCTCGCTGTGGTGAACAAACCCCACCCGCTCATCCTAAGAGGCCGGCGAGGTGTGAGCTTTGCCTCCGGCGGATCCGGAATCCTCGACTCCACT GGCACCACCATAACCATGACAAAGCAGATCCAAGACTTCGCTGCACACGAATCCAACATCGCCTCGCGAGTCACCGCGGCAGTAGCCAAGGGACTGCTGTCCAAGTCCGTCTTCCTCATCAGCTCCGGCGGCAACGACGTCTTCGCCTTCTTCTTCGCCACGGGCGGCAACGCGACCGCCGACCAGACCGAGCAGTTCTACAACGTCATGATCACCAACTACACCACACATCTCAAG GCGCTGTACGATCTGGGAGCCAGGAAGTTCGCGCTCATCAACGTGCCGCCGGTCGGGTGCTGCCCCATTTCGCGAGTCATGCATCCCTTGGGAGCGTGCCTCGATGGATTGAACGCCTTGACCAAGGGTTTCAACGACAGAGTCAGCGTCCTCGTGAAGAATCTTAGCTCGGAGATGGAAGGGATGAAGTACACGGTCGGGAACTCGTACAACGTCGTCATGGACATAGTTTCTGACCCCGCAGGAGTCG GTTACAAGGACGTGAGCAGTGCTTGCTGTGGGTCGGGGAAACTGGGGGCAGAGGTCATGTGCTCGCCCAACACCACCTTCTGCACCAACCGCAACGAGTTCCTGTTCTGGGACAGGATTCACCCGACGCAAGAGACGTCGGAGAAGGCGGGTTTCGCGTTGTACGGTGGGGCATCGGAGTACGCCAGTCCTATCAATCTGAAGCAGCTGGTGGAGAGTTGA